One Streptomyces sp. ML-6 genomic region harbors:
- the dnaB gene encoding replicative DNA helicase: protein MSIPEPLDDPWADTGPGDRLPVSRRRRGEGRDRGEQHDREVRGDLWEGGSPGFERVPPQDLDAEQSVLGGMLLSKDAIADVVEIIKGHDFYRPAHETVYQAILDLYAKGEPADPITVAAELVKRGEITKVGGAPYLHTLVQSVPTAANASYYAEIVHERAVLRRLVEAGTKITQMGYAADGDVDDIVNSAQAEIYAVTEQRTSEDYLPLGDIMEGALDEIEAIGSRSGEMTGVPTGFTDLDSLTNGLHPGQMIVIAARPAMGKSTLALDFARAASIKNNLPSVIFSLEMGRNEIAMRLLSAEARVALHHMRSGTMTDEDWTRLARRMPEVSTAPLYIDDSPNLSMMEIRAKCRRLKQRNGIKLVIIDYLQLMQAGGSKRSESRQQEVSDMSRNLKLLAKELEVPVIALSQLNRGPEQRTDKKPMVSDLRESGSIEQDADMVILLHREDAYEKESPRAGEADIIVGKHRNGPTATITVAFQGHYSRFVDMAQT from the coding sequence GTGAGCATTCCCGAGCCTTTGGACGACCCCTGGGCCGACACCGGTCCCGGCGACCGTCTGCCCGTTTCCCGTCGCCGCCGCGGTGAGGGCAGGGACCGCGGCGAGCAGCACGACCGTGAGGTGCGGGGTGATCTCTGGGAGGGCGGCTCCCCCGGTTTCGAGCGGGTGCCGCCCCAGGACCTCGACGCCGAGCAGTCAGTCCTCGGTGGCATGCTCCTGTCCAAGGACGCCATCGCCGATGTCGTGGAGATCATCAAGGGGCACGACTTCTACCGCCCCGCACACGAGACCGTCTACCAGGCGATCCTCGACCTCTACGCCAAGGGCGAGCCGGCCGACCCGATCACGGTGGCGGCCGAGCTGGTCAAGCGCGGCGAGATCACCAAGGTGGGCGGGGCGCCGTATCTGCACACCCTCGTCCAGTCCGTGCCGACCGCGGCCAACGCCTCGTACTACGCGGAGATCGTCCATGAGCGGGCGGTGCTGAGGCGGCTCGTCGAAGCCGGTACGAAGATCACGCAGATGGGATACGCGGCCGACGGCGATGTCGACGACATCGTGAACTCCGCGCAGGCCGAGATCTACGCCGTCACCGAGCAGCGCACCAGCGAGGACTACCTGCCGCTCGGCGACATCATGGAGGGCGCTCTCGACGAGATCGAGGCGATCGGTTCGCGCAGCGGGGAGATGACCGGGGTGCCCACGGGCTTCACCGATCTCGACTCCCTCACCAACGGCCTGCACCCCGGCCAGATGATCGTCATCGCAGCCCGTCCGGCCATGGGAAAGTCCACGCTCGCCCTGGACTTCGCGCGGGCCGCGTCGATCAAGAACAACCTGCCGAGCGTCATCTTCTCCCTCGAAATGGGCCGCAACGAGATCGCCATGCGCCTGCTGTCCGCCGAGGCCCGGGTCGCCCTGCACCACATGCGGTCCGGCACGATGACGGACGAGGACTGGACGCGGCTGGCCCGCCGGATGCCGGAGGTGTCGACCGCGCCGCTCTACATCGACGACTCCCCCAACCTGTCGATGATGGAGATCCGGGCGAAGTGCCGTCGGCTCAAGCAGCGCAACGGCATCAAGCTCGTGATCATCGACTACCTGCAGCTGATGCAGGCCGGTGGTTCCAAGCGTTCCGAGAGCCGCCAGCAGGAAGTCTCGGACATGTCCCGAAACCTCAAGCTCCTGGCCAAGGAGCTGGAGGTCCCGGTGATCGCGCTCTCGCAGCTGAACCGTGGCCCCGAGCAACGCACCGACAAGAAGCCGATGGTGTCCGACCTGCGTGAGTCCGGCTCCATCGAGCAGGACGCCGACATGGTGATCCTGCTGCACCGCGAGGACGCGTACGAGAAGGAGTCCCCGCGCGCCGGCGAGGCGGACATCATCGTCGGCAAGCACCGTAACGGTCCGACGGCGACGATCACCGTGGCCTTCCAGGGCCACTACTCGCGCTTCGTGGACATGGCCCAGACCTGA
- a CDS encoding MATE family efflux transporter yields MIQAPASPPSSRRRHDREIIALAVPAFGALVAEPLFVMVDSAIVGHLGTPQLAGLAVAAALLTTAVSIFVFLAYATTAAVARRIGAGDPAAAIRQGMDGIWLALLLGMAVIAVVLPSAPWLVDVFGASDTAAPYATTYLRISSLGIPAMLVVMAATGVLRGLQDTRTPLYVAIGGFAANGALNAGLVYGAGLGIAGSAWGTVIAQLSMATAYLIVVVRGARKHGASLRPDAAGIRASAQAGVPLLVRTLSLRAVLMIATAVAARLGDTDIAAHQVILSLWSLMAFALDAIAIAGQAIIGRYLGAGDTEGAREACRRMVQWGIASGVVFGVLLILARPLFVPLFTSDQAVQDTLLPALLVVALSQPIAGVVFVLDGVLMGAGDGPYLAWAMLVTLAVFAPVALLVPVIGGGLTTLWWAMTLMMAVRLVTLWLRTRSGRWIVTGATR; encoded by the coding sequence ATGATCCAGGCCCCGGCATCGCCACCATCCAGTCGTCGACGGCACGACCGCGAGATCATCGCCCTCGCCGTCCCCGCCTTCGGCGCGCTTGTCGCCGAGCCGCTCTTCGTGATGGTCGACAGCGCCATCGTCGGCCATCTCGGCACCCCGCAACTGGCTGGCCTGGCCGTCGCCGCCGCACTGTTGACCACCGCCGTCAGCATCTTCGTCTTCCTGGCGTACGCCACCACCGCGGCCGTGGCACGGCGGATCGGCGCGGGCGATCCGGCCGCCGCCATCCGGCAGGGCATGGACGGCATCTGGCTGGCCCTGTTGTTGGGCATGGCCGTCATCGCCGTCGTGCTCCCGTCCGCCCCCTGGCTCGTGGACGTCTTCGGCGCCTCCGACACGGCGGCGCCCTACGCCACCACGTATCTGAGGATTTCCAGCCTCGGCATCCCGGCCATGCTCGTGGTGATGGCAGCAACCGGCGTGCTCCGGGGCCTGCAGGACACCAGGACCCCGCTGTACGTCGCCATCGGGGGCTTCGCGGCCAATGGGGCCCTCAACGCGGGACTGGTCTACGGCGCCGGGCTGGGGATCGCCGGATCGGCCTGGGGAACCGTGATCGCCCAGCTCTCGATGGCCACCGCCTACCTGATCGTGGTGGTGCGAGGAGCGCGGAAGCACGGTGCCTCGCTGCGTCCCGACGCCGCGGGCATCAGGGCCAGCGCCCAGGCAGGTGTTCCACTGCTGGTCCGCACGCTCTCGCTCCGTGCCGTCCTGATGATCGCCACGGCCGTCGCCGCACGCCTCGGCGACACCGATATCGCCGCACACCAGGTCATCCTCTCCCTCTGGAGCCTGATGGCCTTCGCCCTCGATGCCATCGCCATCGCGGGGCAGGCCATCATCGGCCGTTACCTGGGAGCCGGTGACACCGAGGGAGCACGCGAGGCCTGCCGCCGGATGGTGCAGTGGGGCATCGCCTCCGGAGTGGTGTTCGGGGTACTGCTCATCCTCGCCCGACCGCTGTTCGTCCCTCTGTTCACCAGTGATCAGGCCGTGCAGGACACCCTGCTCCCTGCGCTCCTCGTGGTGGCGCTGTCCCAGCCGATCGCCGGTGTGGTGTTCGTCCTGGACGGCGTACTGATGGGAGCGGGGGACGGGCCTTACCTGGCCTGGGCCATGCTCGTCACGCTCGCGGTCTTCGCCCCGGTCGCCCTGCTGGTGCCGGTGATCGGTGGCGGCCTGACCACACTGTGGTGGGCCATGACCCTCATGATGGCCGTCCGACTGGTGACGCTCTGGCTGCGCACCCGGTCGGGCCGGTGGATCGTCACCGGGGCCACGCGCTGA
- the rplI gene encoding 50S ribosomal protein L9, with translation MKIILTHEVSGLGAAGDVVDVKDGYARNYLVPRGFAIRWTKGGEKDVAQIRRARKIHEIATIEQANEIKAKLEAVKVRLAVRSGDAGRLFGSVTPADIASAIKDAGGPDVDKRRVELGSPIKTLGGHQVSVRLHPEVAANLGIEVVAA, from the coding sequence ATGAAGATCATCCTCACCCACGAGGTCTCCGGCCTCGGTGCTGCGGGCGACGTCGTCGACGTCAAGGACGGGTACGCCCGTAACTACCTGGTTCCGCGTGGCTTCGCCATCCGCTGGACCAAGGGTGGCGAGAAGGACGTGGCGCAGATCCGCCGCGCCCGCAAGATCCACGAGATCGCCACGATCGAGCAGGCCAACGAGATCAAGGCCAAGCTCGAGGCCGTCAAGGTCCGTCTGGCTGTTCGCTCCGGCGACGCCGGCCGCCTCTTCGGCTCCGTGACCCCGGCCGACATCGCCTCGGCGATCAAGGACGCGGGTGGCCCCGACGTCGACAAGCGTCGCGTCGAGCTCGGCTCGCCGATCAAGACGCTCGGCGGACACCAGGTGTCCGTGCGTCTGCACCCCGAGGTCGCTGCGAACCTCGGCATCGAGGTCGTTGCCGCCTGA